GTGGTCCCTTAGCAACAAACCTAGGTGAAGGATACATGGGATTTCGTTGTACTATCCTTACAAGTTTTCTATAAGCTTGACTTTTGCAATAAAAagtaaatgggggcgcctgggtggctcagtgggttgagcatccgactttggctcaggtcatgatctcacagtctgtgggctctgtgctggcagctcagagcctggagcctgcttcagattctgtgtctctctttctctgctcctcccctctcatgctctgtctctgtcaaaaatatttaaaaaaatttttaagtaataaatgcAGATGTACAAACAGCATGTGTACACAGATCTCTGGTTTAAAACCTgtaagatggggtgcctgggtggctcagtcagttcagaatttgactcttgatttcggctcaggtcatgatctcaaggttagcgagttcaagccccacatctgaactctctgcccctcccctgtgtgtgtgcttactctttcaaaactttaaaaaaaaactgtaagatgGCTGGATTGTCCTGTAACTGTTGCTGTCTTAGTGGGATAAAGAGGCTTTCTGGCATGCGGTAGCAAGTTGGGCACTGTTCAGCTGCCAGAATTTATGGATTCATCAGATTTAAGAAGCAGGTGAgtttggaaggaaagagaaaacacctAGGAGTGTAGTTCGTCTTGGCACTGGCTGAGAATGGAATAAATGGACTTGCTATGGCAGAGGAGCCACAGTCTTCACGATTGGTACTCCTGGGATGTGAATGTCCGGCACCAACAACTGCATCAGGAGGCTCACTGTTAAGACTTGGCAGTATCGGTATTGCTGATTATGAGGTACTGTGAAGGCTTCTGGGGAGGTTTTTGTGATCCCTGTACATCCACTTCTATCTCGCCGCAGGGCCTTGTTTTTTATCAGCTGTTTCTCCAACCAAGCAGGCCAGAGAAGTAACCAAAAGTTCTTTTTGTAAACTGGTTCTTCAAGCGTATTTTGTGCCAGAACAAAGGTAAGAAGTGCCACCTGAAAGAGCAGTCTTTTCCAAGTGTGCATAGATCGCACCTTGTATGCATTCTATTCTAGCTCTTGCTCCTCCCCCCAGTTGTGAGTGTATCCCCCCTTGCCACAGTGTAAGGGTTCTTGGGGAAGGTAAGGGAACCCTGTGGGGTGCCTCCACCATGCTGAGCGTTGTGCTGGTGCTTGCCAATCTTCTCAATCCTACAGTCTCCTGCTGGCTGAGGGGGACTCTTTAGCAGAACTAGAGACATCAGGAGAGACTTCAGCGGGATGGTTCTGCAGGGCTAGGAGTACAAAACAGAGGGAGTCTCTGGGGGCACAAAAGTGTGAAGAAAGCTAAGGACAGTTAAGAGCCCTGGACGGAGCACGACGAGAGAAGGATCAGAGACTAACAAGTACCGTTGGCCCATCCTTGGTATAAAATACCTCATTCTTTGCTTGAATGGAGGGGACATTTGAGTGGAGGAGGAGTCAGACAGGAAACCTGGGTAACCAGCATGTTGGATGGGCTTGAGCATCCCGGATCCAAGGGAAGTGAGGGTGGGATGGTTTACCAGTTGAAACAGGTAGTCCAGGAAAGCCTCGAAgctgacatttgagcagagacttgggggggggggggacgcgtGTAGTGAGAGGGAACTGTGTGCCTGTTTAGACTCCTGCACTTGGGGGATAGGGAGCTGTGAGTGCtaaggccctgaggcaggtgtATGCCCAGGGCATTCAAGGGATGCAAGAAAGCCAGGGCATCCAAAGCGATGGCGGGAGAGAGTAGGACGTTATGGGGGCTGGAGGGTGGTGTAAGAACTTGGACGCTACTTGGCACAAAACAGACCTTGGACAGCTCTCTGCAGGGTGAGGAGTGGACCTAGGTTTTGACCGCCTCCCCCTGGTGGCTGTGTTGAGAATAGGTATGGGGGGGAAGTAAGGAGGTTACTGCAGTGAGAATTGAGATGTTTGTGGCGAGTTTAAGATGGTGGCAGGGGAAGCAGTGAATAAGTTCAGTGTGTCTTCGGAAGCTTGGGACCTTGGACACTGCCTTGTGGCACTCAGAGGGCATTATCTTTATGGATAGTAATAGCCTGTGCATAGacacaggaggaggggagaggaagcagtGGTGTAAAATGATTCATCTCTGGAATGAGTACTTACAGATGACCGCTTCTGAAATCTCATTTGACCTGAGTTTTACAAACCAGGGAAATTGTAATctttaattggggggggggggcgcagggcacaagtgaatgaggggcagagaatcccatgcagggtccacactgtcagcacagagccctgaagtagggcttgagctcacctgatgcaggacttgaactcctgaaccatgagatcatgacctgaaccaaactcggatgcttaacctactcagccacccaggagcctccattttcttaaaatgtttatttttgaaggggagagagtgcaagtgggggaggggcagagaaagaatcccaagcagactccacaaactgtcagcacagagcccacctcggggctcagtctcaccatgagatcgtgacccaagtgAAGATCAAGagagacacttaactaactgagccatccaggcactccggTGTTTCAGAACCCGCATTCTCCAAAGAGATTGAACATCTGGTTTGTGCAGGACTACACGAAAGGCTTTGTGAAAATGGCAAGGCTCATGCTTATATTTTCTGCTTTGCTCTTAGGCTCTGTTTAGGCTGCTGTGTGAAGAAATTTCCCTTCTCTATAATTCCACAGGTCCAGCTGACCTTGGATTACCTGTGGCTCCCCCTGTGTTTGTGATGTTGAGACTTGGGGTGCCATGTGGGTGCGGTAAAGAGAAATCCACCCCAAAGGGTGGGAGGGGCCGTGCCAGAGAGCAGCCTGTGCTCCATGCTGGAAGTTGGACTGATAACTTGTGTCCTGCAGGTATGTCTAAGTTCATTTGGTCCCTTCTCTTACAGAGGCTGTCATTTGTTGATGTGGCAACCGGATGGTTTGGGCAAGGACTGGGGGCTGCTTGTGGGATGGCATATACTGGCAAGTACTTTGACAAAGCCAGGTAAGGCTCTTATCCACTGTTTACCTGTCCCCACCACACCCCTCAGGCACTTTGGCTTTACTTATGGTTTACTAGTTTGGGAAGACCGTGATTGTTTAGAAAAGTCAGGTTCCCAAGTGTTCTAGCAGTAGAGAAATTGTGTTTCTGTAAACTGTTCTGGCTTTTCTGGTTGGATTCTAAGTGCTGCCTGTAGCGTATAGACTGGTTTATTTCTGTTGCTCTCTAAGAGTGACATGTTTGTGTTTTCCAGTTCTCCTGAGCCTCATTATAGAGCTAGAAGCTAGTGCATTTGCGACTCATTGGGCCCCATTGTATGTTAATAATCAAAGAGTTCCTTTTTTTAGAGTGGTTCCACTAGTGTCTTTCTTACAGGGGTGTATGCCCAACTGCCGCTGATGTGTGAGCAAGATGGGGGTGGTGCTGGGGGTCCCCAGGGTTGGCTGTGTTGGTGTGCATGTTCTCCCGAGATGCACCGGATGTGCCTGAGTCCAGATCCAGTCACATCTTGGTTCCAGCCCAGGTGGCCCCTTTGGAGGCACTTGGTTGTGCTTCCTCCACTGCTCAGGCAGCTACCCTCTTCCATCTCCCAGGAGTCTGTTAACGTTTTCATCTCATTATTGCCTGTATTAGTTCGTATCCTGTAatcaatttttaaactttttaatgtttattcagagaccaagtgtgagcgggggaggggcagaaagagaaggaggcacagaatctgaaaccggctccagactccgagctgccagcacagagcccaatgcaggcttgaacccgtgaaccatgagatcatgaccttagctaaagtcagccgcttaactgactgaggcaccccattaatcatttttttaaaaacttcgcAGCGGTTTGGTGGGGTCTAGGTTGTGTCTTACTGGTCTTAacgtttttgtgtttttgttgtggAGAAGTTCATGGTTTACAACAACGTATGCTCCTGAGGTACAGTGTTTTGTTGTGATTGTTGTAAATAAATTTGTTAGATTAGAAATAGTGGTTGTGCTTAAAACGGAGCTTACCGAGAAACTGTATATATGAATGTTGTTTGGGTGTTTAAGGAGctactttctccacatcccctgtTGTTTGTGGGTCCCAGAGACGTGGCAAAAGAATGCTAGAATAAGAAAACTAGCCCAAAAATCCATCTTGTGAGACCCAAGTTTTTTAAAGCTGTGTTTCCTTAGCTCGTAGAGTTTGgacagaactgaaaagaaaaaattttaggaACGTAATGATGTGTGAAGCAACTATTTCAttctattcctttgtttttctccatgaGATACATTTGCTTGAGTGCTCCAGAAGAGCCCTAAGCAGGGTCTTAACCTTTCTTGGCTTGCCCTAGCTACCGGGTGTTCTGCCTCTTGGGAGATGGTGAGTCCTCAGAAGGCTCCGTCTGGGAAGCATTGGCTTTTGCTTCCCACTACAATCTGGATAACCTTGTGGCCATCTTCGACGTGAACCGCCTGGGCCACAGTGGTGCCTTGCCCATTGAGCACTGCGTGGATGTCTATCAGAAGCGCTGCGAAGCCTTTGGGTAACTGTGTCCTGTTTTATGTCACCCTTTTGCCCCATTCCCCCTTCACCTTGTAACCTAGCCTCCTCCTGGGTTGACAGGTGGAATACTTACGTGGTGGACGGACGCGATGTGGAGGTACTGTGCCAGGTGTTCTTGCAGGCAAGTCAAGTAAAGAACAAGCCCACTGCTGTAGTTGCCAAAACCTTCAAGGGCCGGGGCACTCCAAGTaagcaaatgtttcttttctgCTCGGGGTTATTGAAAACATCTGTCTGCACAGCAGTGTGGCAGGAGGAGACTCAGTCTGGCCAGGCAGACATCTGGCTTAGTGCTCAGTGATCCCACCTGTAATGTGCTGGAGGCCCTTGCTCTCCTTGGTCCTTACATGTAGTGGGTCTGGTTAGGGTTGGAGGGGAAGCCCAGACCCCCAGCAAGTGAGCAGCGATTTTTCCGTGTGCAGGAGGGAGTAGCGAGGAGGATAGTCCATCAGAGGACTGGCAGAGAGCGATTTGCATAGAAgtgcagagtgagagagaatgctATTATATGCGTGAACAGATATGCAAATAAGGGCATGTACACTTGCCTGTGCCCACACTCTCTGGGAGGACACCTACAGACCTGGTAATAGTGGCACTCCTGGAAAAGGTACCTGTGGAACTGAGGGTCAGGGAAGGAAGACGGGGTTTTGAAAGTAGTCTGGCAGATTTCAAAGCTGTACCTGAAGTCATTCAAGTATAAATAGTTGCAGAGGGTGTGATTCCTGCTTTGTTTTAATACCTGTGCTTTAGAATAAAACTGTTTCATGACTCTTCCTTAAAATACAGTCTTACTGTGGTGTCCCCAGTTCAGTAAATGACCACTTGACCAGTTTGCTCCTGGGAGAATTCTGGGTATTATCCTTGCCCTCACCTCTCCCTTATGTGCCCCCTACATGCAAACACAGTCTGTCATCGATTTGGATTGATTCGGGTTGATCTCAGATCTGCTTCTTGCTCTCTGTTTCCCATGCTCAGACCCAAGTCATCTCTCCCTAATTATAGTCTCCCCAAGCCAGTCTCCACACGGCTGCCATGGTGGTCTTTGTACATTTAAGAGCCCATCAGTCACCTCCCCACTCCAAATTCCTCTGTGGTTTCCTATCTTGATTCTGACAAAACTCAAACTTTATACGCACAGAATCCTCCATGGTCCACCCTGCCTGTCTCTCCAGCTTCCTATCCCACACTCCCCCCTCCATTCAACCAGCATATGGGCCAGTGCCTCCCCCCAAGAGCCTCTGGGCCTTTTCAGGCTGTCCTCTGGGGCTGCAGTACCAACTGGGGCTCCCTGTGCCAGGTTTTTATTCTTGTGAGTCCTCAGCTAATATCTTTTCCATAAGGATGTCTTTGAGATGATCTAACAGACGCTCTATTATGTACTTCTGGAAcaaatgtcttttatttgtttgcagGTATTGAAGATGCAGAAAATTGGCATGGAAAGCCAATGCCAAGAGAGCGAGCTGATGCGATTATCAAACTAATTGAGAGCCAGATACAGACCAACGAGAATCTTGACCCAAAACCCCCTATTGAAGACTCACCTCAAATCAACATCCTAGATATAGAAATGATTTCTCTACCTGCTTACACAGTTGATGAGAAGGTAGGCAAActgttctctgctttttttttttttttttaaatacccaggACTCTTCATTTACTCTGATCTCCATGGATGAACCAGTTATTAGATTGCATATTTAACTAAAGGTTATATGCAATAAAAATAGGTTTATCTTCTCTTTtactatttctgatttttatttcaaaattcagtCTGAATATTCTTACTAGTCAATTGATACTTCTAAGCGTCTAGTGCTGTGTAGCTTTTGCTTGCAAAATTGTGGTGTGGCAGTCTACTCTGTGTGAAACTGCCACAATTCTGTGTCTACTCTAAGGGTTGGGGCCTGGCTGGCCAAGGTTTCGAACTTACCCCTGGATTACAGAAAGAAGTAGGTCAATTCATCAAAGACCAAttcttcaaaaaggaaacaaactagGTATGAAACCCTGCCATAATAGCAGACCCCAAATAGGCAGAGTCTTCAGGACCAAAGAAAAACAAGGTGATGAACCcagaaggaaagaattttttagccttcgtttatttatttcgagatcTTTAGagtgttgcttgttttcttagCCTGGTAATATGGGTTAAAGTGAATTGATTACACCagaaattaggggaaaaaaaaacacagaagaaaggtgttaatcaggaaaatgcacataTTAATGAACGGTATTTTGGCACCACTTTAACTGTTCATACTCTTAGAACTAATAGTACAACTCCTGGGAATTTATCCGGCAGAACTATCTATGCAAGTGTGCAGTTATGTCTAGAAGAAtgaatgttggggcacctgggtggctcagttggttgagcatctgactcttgatttcaactcaggtcatgatcccaggtcacggggtcaagccccatatcaggctcagtgctgaaagtagagcctgcttggaattctctctccctctgcctgtctccccccaCCTTAAAATAGGTAGTGAACTGATTTCAGCATTGAATGCTTATGGAATTGGAAAAACCCAGCAAGAGGCTGAGTTCACCCCAATTACTAAATTTTTCAAGTTGTAAAGCAGCATAAAATCATTCTTGTGTAGAAAACCTTAAAAGGTGGGGGGCATCATATATTATTAGAAACCATTGGAAAGTGCATTTGGAGAAATGACACCAAATTGAAGGTGGAAGGTGGgattttgagaactttttttttctttattttttgagagagagcagaggaggggcagagagagcaagaatcccaagcagagcacgaaactgaaattatgacctgagcccaaaatcaagagtccaacgcttaactgagccagccaggtgcccttgaacttccatttttttttttaaaagaggttaTGTTTTTTatgaacaggaaaaaattaagtccagttcataaaaaatgaatgagtttaAAAAccaagtcaggggcacctggctggctcagtcagaagagcattaGCTCTTGATCCTCAGGGTCCtaataagttcaagccccacattgggtgtagagatgacttaaaaataaatggactttaggggcgcctgggtggcgcagtcggttaagcgtccgacttcagccaggtcacgatctcgcggtcagtgagttcgagccccgcgtcaggctctgggctgatggctcggagcctggagcctgcttccaatgctgtgtctccctctctctctgcccctcccccgttcatgctctgtttctctctgtcccaaaaataaataaaaaaacgttgaaaaaaaaaatttaaaattaatggactttaaaaattggcgtgcctgggtgaccctgtcagttaagcatctgactcttggttttggctcaggtaatgatctcctaggtttgtgggttcaagccccgtgttgagctccacactgaccttgcggagcctgcttgggattctttgtctccatctctctctctgcccctctcccacttgtgctctctcagaataaatatcAAACGAAACTTTAAATCAAGAAACAGGACTGCTAAGACACTTCTAGTAGATTTTTGATCTAGAGGTCTTAAATCTAGAGCTCTCTTCATACTTTGCAGTGAAGTATCTCATTAATCCGCCAGAGTGTCAGCCCCACTCTGGAAGTGTTAGCCAATGAGGTTAAATAACAGTAAAAGACTCCCTCCTGACTAGGAGGAAGGCAAGCCTCTCATCATTTGTAGGTGATAAAGTTGTATGTCTGGAAAACCCAAGAGAATCAGCCGGAAACAGTtataaataagagtccaggaaaAGAGCTTGTATCAAAACTAatatatgggggtgcctgggtggctcagttggtgaagtgtccgacttcagctcaggtcatgatcttgcggttcgtgagtttgagccctgcgtcaggctgtctgctgtcactgcacagcctgcttcggatcctctgtcccccctctctctgcccctccttgtgcacatgctctctcaaaaatactcaaaaaaaatacaaagattaacTCCTTTTTTATATTAACAAAACAGATGATTTTTGTAATggcaagaaaaactaaaaaatatataggagctATATTAAGatactttcaggggcacctgggtgcctcagttggttaagtctctgacttcatctcaggtcatgatctcgtttacgggtttgagccccatgttgggctctgtgctgacagctcagagcctggagcccgcttcagattctgggtctccctctctctctgcccctcccccctcacacactgtctctctctccttcaaaaataaacatcaaaaaaaattttttttaaaaaggtactttTAAAACTGTAGCCCCAAAAGCAACCCACATGCTTTGTAGATAtgagatgctcaacaaatatctgtACATAGACCATTCCTGAAAAGATGCTACACAGACTCgtcctttctgtctgcctctgggCAAGGGACTGGGTGGATGGTGGACAGGTGAGCAGGGAGAGGATGGCCTCTTCACCCGAGGCTTTCATAACTTGAATTTTGTACTACCTAcatgaattgtttatttttaaagatctgtgtttagagaaatgaacacagacatgaaaagaccaacctttttctttaatgactttattgagatatgactATATATAATCCATCCATTTGaagtacaattcagtggtttaaAGCATATTAACAGAATCGTCCAGTTATCACCACACTGTCTTACAGCATTTCCAtcaccctcaaaaaaaaaaaaaaaaaaaaccatgcccATTAGCAGTCACCCTCCATTTCCCCCAGCCCCTAGTAACCACTTGTCTACTTTCTGTGAAATTGCCTATTCCggacatttcatattaaataGTCATGTGTGAACCTTTTGTCTGGCTtcttagcatgatgtttttgagGTCCATCCCTGTTGTGGCAGtacagtattccattttatgaatatactaTACATTTTGTTTACGCATTCAAtccttgatggacatttaggttttttctacttttatggCTGTTGTAACTGCTGCtttgaacatttgtgtgcaaggTTTTGTTGAGATCTAGTTtcctcttgggtatatacctaggaatagaacTTCTGGGTCACGTGATAATTCTGTTTGACATTTTGAGAAAATGCCAAGCCTTAATTTCTAGTAGAAAAActcaatattgtgaaaatgtcaattaTCCCCTGAATCCATAAACTCAGTTCAATCTCAATATCCTAATGGAATTTCTTGTTGGTATCATGATTCTAAAGTTCTAtgttttaaggggtgcctgggtggctcagttggtttaagcatccaacttttgattttggctcgaatcatgatctcacagtttgtggggtccGGCTCCGCGCTGACGGCAAGGAGCCTGCTcgatgggattctctctgcccctcccccacttgtgttttctcccccctcccaaaataaactaaaaaaagttctccattttaatttttgcactGTGCATTATCAGTTTTATAGTTACAAAGTCACAGGCGTTTGCATTTTGGGAAATTTAAGTATTTTGATAAACTtctgtgaggggtgcctgggtggctcagttgggtaagcatccagctgtttcagctctggtcataatctcacagttcatgagttcgagtccacagcagggcctgtgctgacagtgcggagcctgcttgggattctcttgtctccctttctctctgcctctctctcaaaaataaacatttaaaaaattttgtcttGGTAAACTATATGAATGGGGGCAGAAGAATAAGTTTTTTTGAGAATTGCTACCCAGTGAACCAAGGATGGGCTTAAGATTGGCTAGCCATCCATTTTTGTGACACAAAAGGAAATTATTGATGAattacaaatttgttttcttcGTTAAGACAAAAGACCATTTGTAATCCACAAAATTTCACCTTCTAAATCTGCTCTAGAAAACTCTACCGTTTGATTTTTCCAGGTAGCTACTCGGAAAGCATGTGGTTTGGCGCTGGCTAAACTGGGCCACGCAAACGATAGAGTCATTGTGCTGGATGGTGACACCAAGAACTCCACGTTCGCAGACATATTCAAGAAGGAGCACCCTGAGCGCTTCATTGAATGTTTTATTGCTGAGCAAAACATGGTGCGTGTGCTATGGGTGTTCCTCCTGGGTCTTCTCATTGACAGTGGCCTGCTGGACACAGGAGGCCAGCCCCGAATTACAGTTTTTCTTTCCGTTTATAAAAGCAAAGGTACTGGAGGAAAAAATGGCTCTGAGGAAGCAAGACGAGAGTAGCTAGGCAGTTTGTGGGGTAGCTTCCAGGACTGCTAGGATTCATTTGGAACAAGTagtatttatcaattttttttgattgccaggttttaaaaataagtttttctgtAGAATCCAAATTTCTGGATTCTCTTAAATAGGAAGATCTGTCAGCACCAAGACGGCATTACCTCCTGCCACCAGTTGGCTGGAACTAAGCAGGGGCCCCCTTTAGATGGGTGTCCACAGCCAGCTGGCCATGTCCCTGCCTCTGGCCACCCTGCACTTTCATTTATGGTGCTTCTCTGGGCCTGTTAGTATTAGAATTTAAGCTACCCTGTTAGGTAAAGTAGATCGTTAACATCTGTAAGCATAAATACGTTTTCTCTAGGTCTCGttaagttatttccattttgaatggaaaaaatacaatCCATCATTCTCCAAATTGAGTCTCTTATCAGAAAACTTGCTCCCCATCTCATTGATTCCTTTAGTTAACAGCCTTCAGCATATACTCTGTACTGATGGGTTCCCACAGTGGGAAGAAAATTAGTAAAACTGCAGCTAATAAGTAGTATCCAATGCCATGTCGAACCTGGTGGCTATGGTAGGAATGTAACCGGGGCCAATCAGGGATGGTCTCTCAGTTGatgtgacatttaagctgagattTAAGTGATGAGTCGTGCACAGATCTGGAAGACAGCATTAACAGCAGAGGGGACAGCTATCTCTGCAGCAGGCCAACATTTGAACCATCTAGGGAGAAAAAGTGGCAGCATGGTGAGTACAGGAGGAAATTGTCAAGGTCACCAGGGGCCAGATCATGTGGTGCTTTTACTGGCCACTTTCAGTATCTTGGGTTCTTTTGCAGTTTACTGGGAAACCACATGATATGTTTTACAAGGCCCTGCAATGTGAAGAATAGCTTGCTGGGGGGCAGGGTGACAGAAGATGGGGACTTGGGCCAGGTTGGAAGTAAGTAGACTCATCTGGAATCTCTTTGGGAAGGAGAGCTAACAGGATGCCATAAGGGTGGGTGTCAGGGCAAGAACCAAGGCTGGCACTCGGGGGTAGGCCAGAGTGCCTGGGTAGAGAGAGGTGTCACTTCCCAAGATGGACACGACTGGGGGAGAAGTGGATTTGGGGGCATGGGAGCTCTGGGCCCTGGGGGGTCAGAGTACTGGTTGGTAAGGGGTCAGGTAGTTTGGAGGATACATCAGTTGTCTTCAAGTGTATTCTATGAATGTGTTTTTCTGAACTATGTATTCTTCTGCCTagttttaagagaaaatttaaattcttgttaCAAATTTAAGTAGTTAACAAAAGATAGTTTCCCATGTATTGAATTTGAGGCACTTTAATACTCAAATTATCCAATTAAAGGTCACACAAGGACTCTCCTTAGTTGTCAGAAGCATTTCTATCTCAATTCTTATTGCTATTCTATtgccctaactttttttttatacatgAAAGCCTTTTTATTGATAACCTGGAAGAGGCTGGGCAGAGAGTAGGAAGTGGGAAAGTGAGGATGGTATGAGAAGTTTTTTGTGAGGGAGAGCCCAGGTGAAGGGTGGTATCTGGAGGGGGAGGATGAGGTGGAGGTGGACAGGTAGAGATAGAAGATACGAGCATATATTCGAGTGGTGAGAGAGTAACACGAGAAAGGGGCTGGATCCATGAGGGGAGGGGATAACTGCACTCTTGGAGATGCCCTTGAGGACTCAGGAGAAGGGTGAGATTCAGCATGGCAGGTGGGCCAGTGGACCGTAGGTAGGTGCAGGTACCCTGTCTCCTAGCCAGCAGGTGGGTGGCTGGGGGCCGATGGGAGAGCCTCTGTTGTTCTCTTCTCATTTCCCAGGAGATGCAAAGTGAGGGTACCATGTGAGGGAATAGGGAGAAGGGTGCAGAAGGGGACCTGCCAGGACTGTGGAGAAGGGAGGCTTTGAATGTCCCGAGCTTTCCTGTCTTCTCTATCTTCCTGACTTGAAGGAGCCAAGTCAGTGCCCCAATTCCTGTTATTTTCTGGAAGTTTGGGGGACATCAGGGGTTTGCCAGATTTCAGGTTTGCCCAGCTACGTGCCTGGGGAAGGATGAGGTGGTGGGGGGAATGTGGAGTAGAGATTATCCTGGGACACACTGTGcactggggaaggggaaaggaggggcaggGTTCAagcatttgttttccctttcactattgtggttttgttttcccaaggcttccacattttaatttttttttaaataggccaACTATTCTAAGGGTGTCTAATTCACCTTTTTATTGCAGGTGAGCGTGGCACTGGGATGTGCCACCCGTGGTCGGACTGTTGCTTTTGTCAGCACCTTCGCTGCCTTTTTGACCCGAGCATTTGATCAAATCCGGATGGGAGCCGTTTCTCAAACCAACATCAACCTTATTGGGTCCCACTGTGGAATATCTGTTGGTATGAGTTCTCAGTACcagcatgttttgttttgcttttagaatttaagggtttttttaatgcttatttttgagagagagtggggggggggcagcagagagagggagg
This region of Felis catus isolate Fca126 chromosome X, F.catus_Fca126_mat1.0, whole genome shotgun sequence genomic DNA includes:
- the TKTL1 gene encoding transketolase-like protein 1, yielding MADSTVSTVTAEEETKPDWKTLQILRDMANRLRIHSIRATCASSSGHPTSSSSAAEVMAVLFFHIMRYKQEDPENPDNDRFILSKRLSFVDVATGWFGQGLGAACGMAYTGKYFDKASYRVFCLLGDGESSEGSVWEALAFASHYNLDNLVAIFDVNRLGHSGALPIEHCVDVYQKRCEAFGWNTYVVDGRDVEVLCQVFLQASQVKNKPTAVVAKTFKGRGTPSIEDAENWHGKPMPRERADAIIKLIESQIQTNENLDPKPPIEDSPQINILDIEMISLPAYTVDEKVATRKACGLALAKLGHANDRVIVLDGDTKNSTFADIFKKEHPERFIECFIAEQNMVSVALGCATRGRTVAFVSTFAAFLTRAFDQIRMGAVSQTNINLIGSHCGISVGEDGASQMALEDLAMFRAVPNCTIFYPSDAVSTEHAVFLAANSTGMCYIRTSRPETAVIYTQQESFEIGRAKVLRHSVNDKVTVIGAGVTLHEALAAAEDLSKQDISIRVIDLFTIKPLDTVTIMSSAKATGGRIITVEDHYSEGGIGEAVAAAVSTEPDILVRQLAVAGIPRSGKPSELLDMFGISAKHIIVAVKCMLMN